A single region of the Maniola jurtina chromosome 6, ilManJurt1.1, whole genome shotgun sequence genome encodes:
- the LOC123865909 gene encoding clathrin light chain-like isoform X3 produces MDDFGDSFVQPEVDPAADFLAREQNQLAGLEDDLETSAPPPVATLSSNGFDDFVEVPSAASFEANGLMDEELSSAPAPAPAPAVTPVFRQEREEPEKIKLWREEQKKRLEEKDEEEERKKQEMLKVAKKELEDWYKTHEEQIAKTKAANRNAEKALARGSESGPEEGNEWARVSELCDFGPRRGRDVARLRSIVLQLKQAGVRPNYPPRSTKVA; encoded by the exons ATGGACGATTTCGGCGACAGTTTCGTTCAGCCCGAGGTGGACCCTGCAGCGGACTTTCTAGCCCGCGAACAGAACCAACTCGCTGGTCTCGAGGATGACTTGGAAACCAGTGCTCCGCCCCCCGTAGCCACTCTGTCGTCTAATGGGTTCGATGATTTCGTTG AAGTACCAAGTGCAGCTTCATTTGAAGCCAATGGCCTAATGGATGAGGAGCTGAGCTCCGCGCCAGCGCCCGCCCCCGCCCCGGCCGTGACTCCAGTGTTCCGGCAGGAGCGGGAGGAGCCCGAAAAGATTAAGTTGTGGCGAGAAGAGCAGAAGAAGAGATTGGAAGAGAAAG ATGAGgaggaagaaagaaagaagcagGAAATGTTAAAAGTGGCCAAGAAAGAGCTAGAAGATTGGTACAAAACTCATGAGGAGCAAATTGCCAAGACCAAGGCGGCTAACAG AAATGCCGAGAAAGCCCTAGCACGGGGCTCCGAGAGCGGCCCAGAAGAGGGCAACGAGTGGGCTCGCGTGTCGGAGCTATGCGACTTCGGGCCACGCCGTGGCAGGGACGTGGCGCGCCTGCGCTCCATCGTGCTGCAACTCAAGCAGGCCGGCGTGCGGCCCAACTACCCGCCTAGATCCACCAAAGT GGCTTGA
- the LOC123865909 gene encoding clathrin light chain-like isoform X1: MDDFGDSFVQPEVDPAADFLAREQNQLAGLEDDLETSAPPPVATLSSNGFDDFVEVPSAASFEANGLMDEELSSAPAPAPAPAVTPVFRQEREEPEKIKLWREEQKKRLEEKDEEEERKKQEMLKVAKKELEDWYKTHEEQIAKTKAANRESAKNAEKALARGSESGPEEGNEWARVSELCDFGPRRGRDVARLRSIVLQLKQAGVRPNYPPRSTKVA, translated from the exons ATGGACGATTTCGGCGACAGTTTCGTTCAGCCCGAGGTGGACCCTGCAGCGGACTTTCTAGCCCGCGAACAGAACCAACTCGCTGGTCTCGAGGATGACTTGGAAACCAGTGCTCCGCCCCCCGTAGCCACTCTGTCGTCTAATGGGTTCGATGATTTCGTTG AAGTACCAAGTGCAGCTTCATTTGAAGCCAATGGCCTAATGGATGAGGAGCTGAGCTCCGCGCCAGCGCCCGCCCCCGCCCCGGCCGTGACTCCAGTGTTCCGGCAGGAGCGGGAGGAGCCCGAAAAGATTAAGTTGTGGCGAGAAGAGCAGAAGAAGAGATTGGAAGAGAAAG ATGAGgaggaagaaagaaagaagcagGAAATGTTAAAAGTGGCCAAGAAAGAGCTAGAAGATTGGTACAAAACTCATGAGGAGCAAATTGCCAAGACCAAGGCGGCTAACAG GGAGTCTGCTAA AAATGCCGAGAAAGCCCTAGCACGGGGCTCCGAGAGCGGCCCAGAAGAGGGCAACGAGTGGGCTCGCGTGTCGGAGCTATGCGACTTCGGGCCACGCCGTGGCAGGGACGTGGCGCGCCTGCGCTCCATCGTGCTGCAACTCAAGCAGGCCGGCGTGCGGCCCAACTACCCGCCTAGATCCACCAAAGT GGCTTGA
- the LOC123865909 gene encoding clathrin light chain-like isoform X2, whose amino-acid sequence MDDFGDSFVQPEVDPAADFLAREQNQLAGLEDDLETSAPPPVATLSSNGFDDFVEVPSAASFEANGLMDEELSSAPAPAPAPAVTPVFRQEREEPEKIKLWREEQKKRLEEKDEEEERKKQEMLKVAKKELEDWYKTHEEQIAKTKAANRESAKNAEKALARGSESGPEEGNEWARVSELCDFGPRRGRDVARLRSIVLQLKQAGVRPNYPPRSTKV is encoded by the exons ATGGACGATTTCGGCGACAGTTTCGTTCAGCCCGAGGTGGACCCTGCAGCGGACTTTCTAGCCCGCGAACAGAACCAACTCGCTGGTCTCGAGGATGACTTGGAAACCAGTGCTCCGCCCCCCGTAGCCACTCTGTCGTCTAATGGGTTCGATGATTTCGTTG AAGTACCAAGTGCAGCTTCATTTGAAGCCAATGGCCTAATGGATGAGGAGCTGAGCTCCGCGCCAGCGCCCGCCCCCGCCCCGGCCGTGACTCCAGTGTTCCGGCAGGAGCGGGAGGAGCCCGAAAAGATTAAGTTGTGGCGAGAAGAGCAGAAGAAGAGATTGGAAGAGAAAG ATGAGgaggaagaaagaaagaagcagGAAATGTTAAAAGTGGCCAAGAAAGAGCTAGAAGATTGGTACAAAACTCATGAGGAGCAAATTGCCAAGACCAAGGCGGCTAACAG GGAGTCTGCTAA AAATGCCGAGAAAGCCCTAGCACGGGGCTCCGAGAGCGGCCCAGAAGAGGGCAACGAGTGGGCTCGCGTGTCGGAGCTATGCGACTTCGGGCCACGCCGTGGCAGGGACGTGGCGCGCCTGCGCTCCATCGTGCTGCAACTCAAGCAGGCCGGCGTGCGGCCCAACTACCCGCCTAGATCCACCAAAGTGTAA
- the LOC123865909 gene encoding clathrin light chain-like isoform X4 yields MDDFGDSFVQPEVDPAADFLAREQNQLAGLEDDLETSAPPPVATLSSNGFDDFVEVPSAASFEANGLMDEELSSAPAPAPAPAVTPVFRQEREEPEKIKLWREEQKKRLEEKDEEEERKKQEMLKVAKKELEDWYKTHEEQIAKTKAANRNAEKALARGSESGPEEGNEWARVSELCDFGPRRGRDVARLRSIVLQLKQAGVRPNYPPRSTKV; encoded by the exons ATGGACGATTTCGGCGACAGTTTCGTTCAGCCCGAGGTGGACCCTGCAGCGGACTTTCTAGCCCGCGAACAGAACCAACTCGCTGGTCTCGAGGATGACTTGGAAACCAGTGCTCCGCCCCCCGTAGCCACTCTGTCGTCTAATGGGTTCGATGATTTCGTTG AAGTACCAAGTGCAGCTTCATTTGAAGCCAATGGCCTAATGGATGAGGAGCTGAGCTCCGCGCCAGCGCCCGCCCCCGCCCCGGCCGTGACTCCAGTGTTCCGGCAGGAGCGGGAGGAGCCCGAAAAGATTAAGTTGTGGCGAGAAGAGCAGAAGAAGAGATTGGAAGAGAAAG ATGAGgaggaagaaagaaagaagcagGAAATGTTAAAAGTGGCCAAGAAAGAGCTAGAAGATTGGTACAAAACTCATGAGGAGCAAATTGCCAAGACCAAGGCGGCTAACAG AAATGCCGAGAAAGCCCTAGCACGGGGCTCCGAGAGCGGCCCAGAAGAGGGCAACGAGTGGGCTCGCGTGTCGGAGCTATGCGACTTCGGGCCACGCCGTGGCAGGGACGTGGCGCGCCTGCGCTCCATCGTGCTGCAACTCAAGCAGGCCGGCGTGCGGCCCAACTACCCGCCTAGATCCACCAAAGTGTAA
- the LOC123865906 gene encoding growth arrest and DNA damage-inducible proteins-interacting protein 1-like, translated as MNICMRTKLVRSSLINRFHRFSTTVSEIEQNEQVLIDDTEDLQAREAEIKKKRNKSRLSAAHYNLVNDRRPYEEPHCLAHLTVKYNRKMYGKYGIASGVNPSLCWPTKKEIEERKEYETVAFPYTIRQVMDAAAEKRKQEQLRIEQRDLEVATKVAKLEQWKKELNDKVAKKAAEVQAAKQKKERLVEEVRRHFGFTLDPRDERFQEMLAKREKEQKKLEKQARMEAKEKMMIAKLQQKSSEISEKS; from the exons atgaatatatGCATGAGAACTAAATTAGTACGGTCCAGCTTGATTAACAGATTTCACCGTTTTTCAACAACAGTGTCAGAGATCGAGCAGAATGAACAAGTACTTATCGATGATACGGAAGATCTCCAAGCTAGGGAGGCGGAGATCAAAAAGAAGAGAAACAAGTCGAGATTATCAGCAGCTCATTACAACCTGGTTAACGACAGACGTCCCTATGAAGAGCCTCATTGTTTAGCCCATTTGACTGTCAAGTATAATAGGAAAATGTACGGGAAGTATGGAATTGCCAGTGGAGTCAATCCAA GTCTGTGCTGGCCAACAAAGAAAGAAATAGAAGAGAGGAAAGAATATGAAACTGTAGCATTCCCCTACACAATCCGGCAAGTGATGGATGCAGCAGCGGAGAAGAGAAAACAAGAGCAGTTAAGAATAGAACAGAGGGACTTAGAAGTAGCTACTAAGGTTGCTAAGCTGGAGCAGTGGAAGAAGGAGCTGAATGATAAGGTTGCTAAGAAGGCTGCTGAAGTGCAGGCAGCTAAG CAAAAGAAAGAGCGTCTGGTAGAGGAAGTAAGAAGACATTTCGGCTTCACACTCGACCCTAGAGATGAGCGATTCCAAGAAATGCTGGCCAAGAGGGAGAAAGAGCAGAAAAAGTTAGAGAAACAGGCGCGAATGGAGGCCAAAGAGAAGATGATGATCGCTAAGCTGCAGCAGAAGAGCAGCGAGATCAGTGAAAAGAGCTAA